In Natronomonas halophila, one DNA window encodes the following:
- a CDS encoding PIN domain-containing protein: MTVYVETDFLLALAKDSDWLQGSAKDALAEYDVETSPFSYLELLLARERYEFDYVPLVANLLELVPVQSEEEKQVVLKAVNYYDEGMTSFDAFHAATAETRGMDVLSSEKDYEEIEVGRVPLEPPDEE, translated from the coding sequence ATGACGGTGTACGTCGAAACGGATTTTCTGCTCGCACTCGCCAAAGATTCCGATTGGTTGCAGGGCTCCGCAAAGGACGCCCTCGCGGAGTACGACGTCGAGACATCACCGTTCTCGTACCTCGAACTCCTCCTCGCCCGGGAACGATACGAGTTCGATTACGTTCCGCTGGTGGCGAACCTGCTCGAACTCGTCCCGGTGCAGAGCGAGGAAGAGAAACAGGTCGTTCTGAAAGCCGTTAACTACTACGACGAGGGGATGACGTCGTTCGACGCGTTCCACGCAGCGACTGCGGAAACGCGTGGGATGGACGTGCTCTCGTCCGAGAAAGACTACGAAGAGATTGAGGTCGGACGAGTCCCACTCGAACCACCTGACGAGGAATAA
- a CDS encoding DUF7508 domain-containing protein, with the protein MPLKKAWEPLERSTVGKVPDRYGVYELGDGDGNVIAVDHGPLRDSLKEALGYGDGEQVRWTATQNRQEAERLVAEHRERL; encoded by the coding sequence ATGCCACTGAAAAAGGCGTGGGAACCGCTGGAGCGGTCGACCGTCGGAAAGGTCCCCGACCGCTACGGCGTCTACGAACTCGGGGACGGCGACGGAAACGTCATCGCCGTCGACCACGGCCCGCTCCGGGACAGCCTGAAGGAGGCACTGGGCTACGGCGACGGGGAGCAAGTGCGGTGGACGGCCACCCAGAACCGGCAGGAGGCCGAGCGGTTGGTCGCGGAACACCGCGAACGCTTATAG
- a CDS encoding DEAD/DEAH box helicase, whose amino-acid sequence MSQGRATGTGMDAFSHLHPDVRAALSERGFSTPTEPQRKAIPALSSDEHGLVIAPTGSGKTETAMLPVFSAICEREHRHGLQALYVTPLRALNRDMRERLDWWGETLDIDIDVRHGDTTDYQRSKQAENPPDVLVTTPETLQAMFTGEKLRRALADIEHVVIDEVHELAASKRGAQLTIGLEHLREHAGPFQRIGLSATVGDPEEVGRFLTGDRGCSIVEVSAGSNIDVEVREPEIHPEDHTTASELMTEASVASHVRVIDELVSEHESTLVFVNTRQTAEGLGSRLKAYGTDIGIHHGSLSKSARIEVEDRFKAGEIEALMCTSSMELGIDVGSIDHVVQYSSPREVRRLLQRVGRAGHRRDEVSSGTVITTRPDDTFEALAIVDRAERGDVEDAGIHHASLDTVANQIPGLLMGFGELSAARAYDIVTRAYPFRNLPEEDFKAVVRELSENRILWLDESEDRLEKSGGTWQYFYANLSMIPDEANYTVKDMASGDPVGTLAERFVVTFAQPGETFIQGGEMWRITEIDDEEEEVLVTPIEDPAGEVPSWVGQEIPVPYDVAQHVGRTRAEARQRFDEGCEADQREASKGANGERERPVSRETVARGLADRFPTDEYTASQALDPVEKHEDAMPSDERIVVEGYGREIVVSAAFGHTINETLGRLLSALIGQRTGSSVAMEADPYRIELEVPGGTTIGDVVEVLEDTDPDHVGQLIELSLKNSDSLKFTLAQVAAKFGALKRWKGKGSSQNRFGKDRLLKALEDTPIYDEAIRVVLHEQLDADGASDVLRRLQDGELSLKTVGNRTPLGRAGRSSGRELLSPENADASVIETVKERIQGDRVLLACLHCNDWDRRQQVRRVDDQPECPKCGSTRIAALNPWADEVLESVRSGDKDEEQRKQTERAYKAASLVQSHGKEAVIALAARGVGPRNAAYIINNHREDEEDFYRDILQRERQYAKTKSFWD is encoded by the coding sequence ATGAGTCAGGGGCGAGCCACGGGGACGGGGATGGACGCCTTTTCACACCTCCATCCGGACGTCCGCGCGGCCCTCTCGGAACGTGGTTTCTCGACGCCGACGGAGCCACAGCGAAAGGCGATCCCCGCGCTGTCCTCGGACGAGCACGGACTGGTCATCGCACCGACCGGCTCCGGCAAGACCGAAACCGCGATGCTACCGGTGTTTTCGGCAATCTGTGAGCGCGAGCACCGCCACGGGTTGCAGGCCCTCTACGTCACCCCTCTCCGCGCGCTCAATCGCGACATGCGCGAGCGCCTCGACTGGTGGGGCGAGACGCTGGATATCGATATCGACGTCCGCCACGGCGACACGACGGACTACCAGCGGAGCAAGCAGGCCGAGAACCCGCCGGACGTGCTCGTGACGACGCCCGAAACGCTGCAGGCGATGTTCACCGGCGAGAAACTGCGCCGGGCACTCGCCGATATCGAACACGTCGTTATCGACGAGGTTCACGAACTCGCCGCCTCGAAACGCGGCGCGCAGCTGACCATCGGCCTCGAACACCTGCGGGAACACGCCGGCCCGTTCCAGCGTATCGGCCTCTCGGCGACCGTCGGCGACCCCGAGGAGGTCGGGCGCTTTCTGACGGGCGACCGCGGCTGTTCCATCGTCGAAGTCTCGGCAGGGTCGAACATCGACGTCGAGGTGCGTGAACCCGAAATCCACCCCGAAGACCACACCACCGCAAGCGAACTGATGACAGAGGCGTCAGTCGCCAGCCACGTCCGTGTCATCGACGAACTCGTCTCCGAGCACGAGTCGACGCTAGTCTTCGTCAACACTCGGCAGACCGCGGAGGGTCTCGGTTCCCGGCTGAAAGCCTACGGGACGGACATCGGCATCCACCACGGCTCGCTGTCGAAATCCGCGCGCATCGAGGTCGAAGACCGATTCAAGGCGGGCGAAATCGAGGCGCTGATGTGTACCTCCTCGATGGAACTCGGCATCGACGTCGGCAGCATCGACCACGTCGTCCAGTATTCGAGTCCCCGTGAGGTCCGGCGCCTGCTCCAACGTGTCGGTCGTGCCGGCCACCGCCGCGATGAGGTTTCCTCGGGGACGGTCATCACGACGCGACCGGACGACACGTTCGAAGCGCTGGCCATCGTCGACCGCGCCGAGCGCGGCGACGTCGAGGACGCGGGCATCCACCACGCCAGCCTCGATACCGTCGCCAACCAGATTCCGGGGCTGCTGATGGGCTTCGGCGAACTCTCGGCGGCGCGGGCCTACGACATCGTGACGCGAGCCTACCCGTTCCGGAACCTCCCCGAGGAGGATTTCAAGGCCGTCGTCCGCGAACTCTCGGAGAACCGCATCCTGTGGCTCGACGAGAGCGAGGACCGACTGGAGAAGTCCGGCGGAACGTGGCAGTACTTCTACGCCAACCTCTCGATGATTCCCGACGAGGCCAACTACACCGTCAAGGACATGGCCTCGGGGGACCCGGTCGGCACCCTCGCCGAGCGCTTCGTCGTCACTTTCGCCCAACCCGGTGAGACGTTCATTCAGGGCGGCGAGATGTGGCGAATTACGGAAATCGACGACGAGGAAGAGGAAGTCCTGGTGACGCCCATCGAGGACCCGGCCGGCGAGGTACCGTCGTGGGTCGGCCAGGAGATTCCGGTCCCCTACGACGTCGCCCAGCACGTCGGCCGGACGCGGGCGGAGGCTCGCCAGCGCTTCGACGAGGGGTGCGAGGCCGACCAGAGGGAGGCCTCGAAAGGGGCGAACGGGGAGCGTGAGCGACCCGTGAGCCGCGAGACGGTCGCCCGTGGTCTCGCCGACCGCTTCCCGACGGATGAATACACCGCGAGTCAGGCACTCGACCCCGTCGAGAAACACGAGGACGCGATGCCCTCCGACGAGCGAATCGTCGTCGAGGGCTATGGCCGTGAAATCGTCGTCAGTGCCGCCTTCGGCCACACCATCAACGAGACGCTGGGTCGCCTGCTCTCGGCGCTTATCGGCCAGCGAACCGGCTCCTCGGTCGCGATGGAGGCCGACCCCTACCGTATTGAACTCGAAGTGCCGGGCGGGACGACCATTGGTGACGTTGTCGAGGTACTGGAAGACACCGACCCTGACCACGTCGGCCAGCTCATCGAGTTGAGCCTCAAGAACAGCGACTCGCTCAAGTTCACCTTGGCACAGGTCGCCGCGAAGTTCGGCGCGCTCAAACGCTGGAAAGGCAAGGGCTCCAGCCAGAACCGCTTCGGGAAGGACCGCCTGCTGAAGGCGCTGGAGGACACGCCGATTTACGACGAAGCCATTCGCGTGGTCCTCCACGAGCAACTGGATGCCGACGGCGCGAGCGACGTCCTCCGGCGGCTCCAGGACGGCGAACTCAGTCTCAAAACTGTCGGCAACCGGACGCCGTTGGGTCGTGCCGGCCGGTCGTCGGGTCGTGAACTGCTCTCGCCGGAGAACGCCGACGCGTCGGTCATCGAGACGGTCAAAGAGCGGATTCAGGGCGACCGCGTGCTGCTGGCGTGTCTCCACTGTAACGACTGGGACCGCCGCCAGCAGGTCCGCCGCGTCGACGACCAGCCGGAATGTCCCAAGTGCGGGTCGACGCGTATCGCCGCGCTGAATCCTTGGGCCGACGAGGTGCTGGAATCGGTCCGGAGCGGCGACAAGGACGAGGAACAGCGGAAACAGACCGAACGTGCCTATAAAGCCGCTAGCCTCGTCCAGAGCCACGGCAAGGAGGCCGTCATCGCGCTTGCGGCCCGGGGTGTCGGCCCCCGGAACGCCGCCTACATCATCAACAACCACCGCGAGGACGAGGAGGATTTCTACCGGGACATCCTCCAGCGGGAACGGCAGTACGCGAAGACGAAGTCCTTCTGGGACTAA
- a CDS encoding shikimate kinase, whose product MDGRAVAPAAGTVLNALANGYGAAFAIDAYTEATVELDGSGEVTGEVAEAPDADTALIERCVERCVERFGDGEGGHVRTESEIPMAAGLKSSSAAANATVLATLDALGAGDELDREDACRIGVEAARDAGVTITGAFDDASASMLGGVTVTDNTEDELLRRDEPDWDVLVYTPDERAFSSDADVSRCEKIAPMADVVYELAMDGDYERAMGVNGFAFCAALGFPSEPIVEAMPEAAASLSGTGPSYTAVGDRKTLQRLEDIWNERDGHTWLTTTQTTGATTK is encoded by the coding sequence ATGGATGGTCGCGCAGTCGCCCCGGCGGCGGGCACCGTACTGAACGCGCTGGCGAACGGCTACGGCGCTGCCTTCGCCATCGACGCCTACACCGAGGCGACGGTCGAACTCGACGGCTCCGGCGAGGTGACCGGTGAGGTTGCGGAAGCGCCCGACGCCGACACCGCGCTTATCGAACGCTGTGTCGAGCGGTGCGTCGAACGCTTCGGCGACGGCGAGGGCGGCCACGTCCGCACCGAAAGCGAGATTCCGATGGCCGCCGGCCTCAAAAGCTCCAGCGCCGCGGCCAACGCGACGGTGCTGGCGACGCTGGACGCTCTCGGCGCCGGCGACGAACTCGACCGCGAGGACGCCTGTCGCATCGGCGTTGAGGCCGCCCGCGATGCCGGTGTCACGATTACGGGCGCCTTCGACGACGCCTCGGCGTCGATGCTCGGCGGCGTCACCGTCACGGACAACACCGAGGACGAACTCCTCCGACGGGACGAACCCGACTGGGACGTCCTCGTCTACACGCCCGACGAACGGGCCTTCTCCTCGGACGCCGACGTCTCCCGGTGTGAGAAAATCGCCCCGATGGCCGACGTCGTCTACGAGTTAGCGATGGACGGCGACTACGAGCGGGCGATGGGCGTCAACGGCTTTGCCTTCTGTGCCGCCCTCGGCTTCCCGAGCGAGCCAATCGTCGAGGCGATGCCCGAGGCCGCCGCCTCGCTTTCGGGTACCGGGCCGAGTTACACCGCCGTCGGCGACCGCAAAACGCTGCAGCGACTCGAAGACATCTGGAACGAACGGGACGGACATACATGGCTGACAACAACGCAAACGACGGGAGCAACGACGAAATGA
- a CDS encoding DUF7128 family protein, whose amino-acid sequence MVATTERDGSTWYECEECGLLFDDRSDAKQHESTCDAEEPSYIQ is encoded by the coding sequence ATGGTCGCGACCACAGAGCGGGACGGGTCGACGTGGTACGAGTGTGAAGAATGCGGGTTGCTCTTCGATGACCGCTCCGATGCGAAACAGCACGAATCCACCTGTGACGCGGAGGAACCCAGTTATATCCAGTAG
- a CDS encoding VOC family protein: protein MSNPNAHHVGLTVSDLDRALEFYRDTLGFPVLDRFEVSGEAFADVTDIDSAAGSFVHLDAGDVRLELVEYEPMGADHTRPDINQPGAAHLALAVEDADAAFEALPESVEQVGGPRTTDSGTRLGFVRDPDGNLVELLEA from the coding sequence ATGTCGAACCCGAACGCCCACCACGTCGGACTCACCGTCTCTGACCTCGACCGCGCGCTCGAATTCTATCGCGACACGCTCGGCTTTCCCGTTCTCGACCGCTTCGAGGTTTCCGGGGAGGCCTTCGCCGACGTGACGGACATCGACAGCGCCGCCGGGTCGTTCGTCCATCTCGATGCCGGCGACGTCCGCCTCGAACTCGTCGAATACGAACCCATGGGCGCGGACCACACGCGACCAGATATCAACCAGCCCGGCGCGGCCCACCTCGCGTTGGCCGTCGAGGACGCCGACGCGGCCTTCGAGGCGTTACCGGAGTCGGTTGAGCAGGTCGGCGGCCCCCGGACGACCGACAGCGGCACGCGCCTCGGTTTCGTCCGGGACCCGGACGGCAATCTCGTGGAACTGCTGGAGGCCTAA
- a CDS encoding DUF5796 family protein — MTQRSDIAPETISISLEREGIEVEYLDGRTVFYHGVPTKKEESVVTGPGKEVHVLVTSPDEEEGVMVYVNDRRTHDDILESTGVGRVIVDRGEEASLFPGVDAENHGYRTEITADPETARGRVFVFSEDERGEASYELVKEDHAEGTGDADRED, encoded by the coding sequence ATGACCCAGCGAAGCGATATCGCCCCCGAGACGATCAGCATCTCGCTCGAACGCGAGGGTATCGAAGTCGAGTATCTCGACGGGCGGACGGTCTTCTATCACGGCGTGCCGACGAAAAAGGAGGAGTCGGTCGTCACCGGTCCCGGAAAGGAGGTCCACGTACTGGTCACCTCGCCCGACGAGGAGGAGGGCGTGATGGTTTACGTCAACGACCGGCGGACCCACGACGACATCCTCGAATCGACCGGCGTCGGCCGCGTCATCGTTGACCGCGGTGAGGAAGCGTCGCTGTTCCCCGGCGTCGACGCCGAAAACCACGGCTACCGCACCGAGATTACGGCCGACCCCGAAACCGCCCGCGGCCGCGTGTTCGTCTTCTCGGAGGACGAACGCGGGGAAGCGTCCTACGAACTCGTCAAAGAGGACCACGCCGAGGGCACGGGCGACGCCGACCGCGAGGACTGA
- a CDS encoding AAA family ATPase, with the protein MDNRVTLTVRGAEKRDAGRGVARLPESARRALGVLSGDTVVIEGDRPTVAKVWPASGEDGVIRIDADTRANAGANVGDMVSVKPVSVEDADRVLIELPVPVDDDLLDAVTSDLRDRPLRAGEALRLERPGVRATVAETSPEGTVRVTDTTTVRVREVSDGSVGGASPDVGSQQEPDAAQTGGDGADVTATTDATYEDIGGLDEELEQVREMIELPLSEPELFRKLGVDPPSGVLLYGPPGTGKTLIAKAVANEVDAHFEVIDGPEIVSKYKGESEEQLRETFERAVENEPAVVFIDELDSIAGTRDEDADMENRVVAQLLTLMDGLESRGQVIVIGATNRVDAIDPALRRGGRFDREIEIGAPDEAGRREILDVHVRGMPLAEDVDLDRLAARTHGFVGADVHSLATEAAMRALRARDDREELVITREDFEAALAAVDPSAMREHVAETPHTTFDDVGGLDEAKQVLTEAVEWPLSYGALFEETSTEPPSGVLLHGPPGTGKTLLARALAGESDVNFVSVAGPELLDKYVGESEKAVREVFDRARQAAPAIVFFDEIDAVAGVRGDSSEASERVVSQLLTELDGLSDNPNLVVLAATNRREALDPALLRPGRLETHVEVPNPDREARRKILAVHGRGKPFADDVDLDAIAADTDGFSGAQLESLVREASMRAIRKHAAELGPEEAADRAGEVTIRREHFDAAMEHVREQ; encoded by the coding sequence ATGGACAATCGGGTCACCCTCACCGTCAGGGGTGCCGAAAAGCGAGACGCTGGTCGCGGTGTCGCGCGCCTGCCCGAATCCGCCCGGCGTGCGCTCGGCGTTCTCAGCGGCGATACCGTCGTCATCGAGGGCGACCGACCGACGGTCGCGAAAGTCTGGCCGGCCAGCGGAGAGGACGGCGTCATCCGCATCGACGCCGACACCCGCGCGAACGCCGGCGCCAACGTCGGTGATATGGTCTCCGTCAAACCGGTCTCCGTCGAGGACGCCGACCGCGTCCTCATCGAACTCCCCGTTCCCGTCGATGACGACCTGCTCGACGCGGTGACGAGCGACCTGCGCGACCGGCCACTGCGTGCCGGCGAGGCACTCCGACTCGAACGGCCGGGCGTCCGGGCTACCGTCGCCGAAACCAGCCCGGAGGGAACCGTCCGGGTCACCGACACAACGACGGTTCGCGTCCGAGAAGTTTCGGACGGCTCAGTCGGCGGAGCCAGCCCTGACGTGGGCAGCCAGCAGGAACCGGACGCCGCCCAGACCGGCGGCGACGGGGCGGACGTGACCGCGACAACCGACGCCACCTACGAGGATATCGGCGGCCTCGACGAGGAACTCGAACAGGTCCGGGAGATGATTGAACTCCCGCTGTCGGAACCCGAGTTGTTCCGCAAACTCGGCGTCGACCCGCCGTCGGGCGTCCTGCTGTACGGCCCGCCGGGCACCGGCAAGACGCTCATCGCCAAGGCCGTCGCCAACGAAGTCGACGCCCACTTCGAGGTCATCGACGGCCCCGAAATCGTCTCCAAATATAAGGGTGAAAGCGAGGAGCAACTCCGAGAGACCTTCGAGCGAGCAGTCGAGAACGAACCCGCGGTCGTCTTCATCGACGAACTGGACTCCATCGCGGGCACCCGCGACGAGGACGCCGACATGGAGAACCGCGTGGTCGCCCAACTGCTGACGCTGATGGACGGCCTCGAAAGCCGGGGACAGGTCATCGTCATCGGCGCGACCAACCGCGTCGACGCCATCGACCCGGCCCTCCGCCGTGGCGGTCGCTTCGACCGCGAAATCGAAATCGGCGCTCCCGACGAGGCGGGCCGCCGCGAAATCCTCGACGTCCACGTTCGGGGGATGCCGCTGGCAGAGGACGTCGACCTCGACAGACTCGCTGCCCGCACCCACGGCTTCGTCGGCGCGGACGTCCACTCGCTGGCGACGGAGGCCGCCATGCGCGCGCTCCGGGCCCGCGACGACCGCGAGGAACTGGTCATCACTCGTGAGGACTTCGAGGCCGCCCTCGCCGCGGTCGACCCCTCGGCGATGCGTGAACACGTCGCCGAGACGCCACACACCACCTTCGACGACGTCGGTGGCCTCGACGAGGCCAAACAGGTCCTCACCGAGGCCGTCGAGTGGCCGCTCTCCTACGGCGCGCTCTTCGAGGAGACGAGTACGGAGCCGCCCTCCGGCGTCCTCCTTCACGGCCCGCCGGGGACCGGCAAGACACTTCTCGCGCGGGCGCTGGCCGGCGAAAGCGACGTGAACTTCGTCAGCGTCGCCGGCCCCGAACTGCTGGACAAGTACGTCGGCGAATCCGAGAAGGCCGTCCGGGAGGTGTTCGACCGGGCGCGACAGGCCGCCCCGGCAATCGTCTTCTTCGACGAAATCGACGCCGTCGCCGGCGTCCGCGGCGATTCCAGCGAGGCCAGCGAACGCGTCGTCTCCCAACTGTTGACCGAACTCGACGGCCTGTCGGACAACCCCAACCTGGTCGTGCTGGCGGCGACGAACCGCCGGGAGGCGCTGGACCCCGCGCTCCTGCGACCGGGCCGCCTCGAAACGCACGTCGAGGTGCCGAACCCGGACCGTGAGGCCCGCCGGAAGATTCTCGCGGTTCACGGCCGAGGAAAACCCTTTGCCGACGATGTGGACCTCGATGCCATCGCGGCCGACACCGACGGCTTCTCCGGGGCGCAACTGGAGTCGCTGGTCCGAGAGGCTTCAATGCGGGCGATTCGAAAACACGCCGCCGAACTCGGCCCCGAGGAAGCCGCCGACCGGGCGGGCGAGGTGACGATTCGCCGCGAGCACTTCGATGCGGCGATGGAACACGTTCGCGAGCAGTAG
- a CDS encoding AbrB/MazE/SpoVT family DNA-binding domain-containing protein, protein MSAETDAQGRLYIPKEVREKYGQKYHIVMYEDRIELIPVADDPLAAVREAAGELHDAPVEDIREDIEAEAKDEAEKAGGDR, encoded by the coding sequence ATGTCAGCAGAAACGGATGCACAGGGGCGGCTGTACATCCCGAAGGAGGTGCGCGAGAAGTACGGCCAGAAGTATCACATCGTCATGTACGAGGACAGAATCGAACTGATCCCGGTCGCGGACGACCCACTCGCCGCTGTCCGCGAAGCGGCAGGTGAGCTTCACGATGCACCCGTTGAGGATATCCGAGAGGACATCGAGGCAGAGGCGAAAGACGAAGCTGAGAAAGCCGGCGGCGACAGATGA
- a CDS encoding chorismate mutase — MSDETDFRGDPAEMDLDELREEIRTIDQEIVELIAQRTYVADSIAEVKRQQGLPTTDESQEEAVMERAGENAEQFDVDANLVKAIFRLLIELNKVEQRESR, encoded by the coding sequence ATGAGCGACGAGACCGACTTCCGCGGCGACCCCGCGGAGATGGACCTCGACGAACTCCGCGAGGAGATACGGACGATTGACCAAGAAATCGTCGAGTTAATCGCCCAACGAACCTACGTCGCCGACAGTATCGCCGAGGTCAAACGACAGCAGGGTTTGCCGACAACCGACGAATCGCAGGAGGAAGCCGTTATGGAGCGGGCCGGCGAGAACGCCGAACAGTTCGACGTCGATGCCAACCTCGTGAAGGCGATTTTCCGGCTGCTCATCGAACTGAACAAAGTAGAGCAGCGGGAAAGTAGGTAG